From the Gordonia bronchialis DSM 43247 genome, one window contains:
- a CDS encoding carboxyl transferase domain-containing protein yields MVTTTLEGFRATHEQNVATLRERLSTVAQGGGQKARDRHVARGKLLPRDRVDGVLDAGSPFVEIAPLAAYGMYDEKAPSAGVIAGVGRIAGRECMIVANDATVSGGTYYPITVKKHLRAQEIAAANRLPCIYLVDSGGAMLLAQDEVFPDRDHFGRIFYNQATMSAAGIPQIAAVLGSSTAGGAYVPAMSDETVIVRNQGTIFLAGPPLVKAATGEDVSAEDLGGGAMHSSVSGVTDHLVDNDQQALAKVRDIVATLGPREAAQWETVPTRDPIRPQTDIYDVVPTDSRTPYDVRKVIEIISDAGQFHEFKENYGTTLVTAFAHVHGHPVGFIANNGVLFSESALKGAHFIELCDQRRIPLVFLQNITGFMVGRAYEEGGIAKNGAKMVNAVACARVPKLTVMIGGSFGAGNYSMCGRAYSPRFLWSWPNARISVMGGPQAADTLATVRRNQIERSGQDWSADDEETFKKPIRDQFERQSDAYYSTARLWDDGIIDPADTRDLLGLALETCRYAPLTDPRYGVFRM; encoded by the coding sequence ATGGTGACCACAACGCTCGAGGGCTTCCGGGCCACCCATGAGCAGAATGTCGCGACGCTGCGTGAGCGTCTGTCCACCGTGGCGCAGGGCGGCGGGCAGAAGGCCCGCGACCGGCACGTCGCTCGCGGAAAACTGCTACCTCGCGACCGTGTCGACGGTGTGCTCGACGCCGGATCGCCCTTCGTGGAGATCGCGCCGCTGGCCGCCTACGGCATGTACGACGAGAAGGCGCCGTCCGCCGGGGTCATCGCCGGTGTCGGCCGCATCGCCGGCCGCGAATGCATGATCGTCGCGAACGACGCCACGGTCTCCGGCGGCACCTACTACCCGATCACCGTGAAGAAGCATCTGCGCGCCCAGGAGATCGCCGCGGCCAACCGGCTGCCGTGCATCTACCTCGTCGACTCCGGCGGCGCCATGCTTCTCGCCCAGGACGAGGTCTTCCCCGACCGCGACCACTTCGGCCGCATCTTCTACAACCAGGCGACGATGAGCGCCGCCGGCATCCCGCAGATCGCGGCCGTCCTCGGGTCGTCGACCGCCGGAGGCGCCTACGTCCCGGCGATGAGCGACGAGACCGTCATCGTGCGCAATCAGGGCACGATCTTCCTGGCCGGTCCGCCGTTGGTGAAGGCGGCCACCGGTGAGGACGTGAGCGCCGAGGATCTCGGTGGCGGGGCGATGCACTCGTCGGTCTCGGGTGTCACCGACCATCTCGTCGACAATGATCAGCAGGCGCTGGCCAAGGTGCGCGACATCGTGGCCACCCTGGGGCCGCGGGAGGCCGCGCAGTGGGAGACCGTGCCCACCCGTGACCCGATCCGCCCGCAGACCGACATCTACGACGTCGTCCCCACCGACTCCCGCACCCCCTACGATGTCCGCAAGGTCATCGAGATCATCAGCGACGCAGGACAATTCCATGAGTTCAAAGAGAACTACGGCACCACCCTGGTGACCGCATTCGCGCATGTGCACGGTCATCCGGTGGGCTTCATCGCCAACAACGGTGTCCTGTTCAGCGAATCCGCGCTCAAGGGAGCACATTTCATCGAGCTCTGCGATCAGCGTCGAATCCCGCTGGTATTTCTGCAGAACATCACCGGCTTCATGGTCGGCCGCGCCTACGAGGAAGGCGGCATCGCGAAGAACGGCGCCAAGATGGTCAACGCCGTCGCCTGTGCGCGAGTCCCCAAGCTCACCGTGATGATCGGCGGTTCCTTTGGCGCGGGCAACTATTCGATGTGCGGGCGGGCCTACTCGCCGCGCTTCCTGTGGAGTTGGCCCAACGCACGGATCTCGGTGATGGGCGGACCGCAGGCGGCCGACACGCTGGCCACGGTGCGCCGCAACCAGATCGAACGGTCCGGACAGGACTGGTCGGCCGACGACGAGGAGACGTTCAAGAAGCCGATCCGCGATCAGTTCGAACGCCAATCCGACGCCTACTATTCGACGGCGCGGCTCTGGGACGACGGCATCATCGATCCCGCCGACACCCGTGATCTCCTCGGACTGGCCCTCGAAACCTGCCGATACGCACCACTGACCGATCCGCGCTACGGCGTCTTCCGGATGTGA
- a CDS encoding acetyl/propionyl/methylcrotonyl-CoA carboxylase subunit alpha: MIRPIRSVLVANRGEIACRVIDTLRRMGIRSIAVYSDADATARHVREADVAVRIGPAAATQSYLDIAKVVDAARQTGADAVHPGYGFLSENQKFAAALAEAGIAFIGPPAQAIATMGDKITARAAVTERDVPVVPGLSRPGLTDDELIAAAPDIGFPVLIKPSAGGGGKGMHRVENADDLPDALVRARREAASAFGDDTLFLEHFVDTPRHIEVQVLADQHGNVIHLGERECSLQRRHQKVIEEAPSVLLDETTRARIGAAACDAARSVGYTGAGTVEFIVSAHRPDEFFFMEMNTRLQVEHPVTEMVTGIDLVEQQIRVARGEKLGYAQDDIVLRGHAIEARVYAEDPAAGFLPTGGRIEALVQPEGQEHSGIRVDSAMLAGLEVGSDYDPMLAKVIAHGSDREEALERLDHALAHTRVLGVVTNIDFCRFVLAQQAVVDAELDTELLDRLVVDYQAPQPVPEALALAGLARIGTRDRGDVWQSSVGWRIGGRASVVTRLVSGGEHFTVSARVDAADEQTLTGEVTVEAEAETPGEPWRAAVQYRPVRSRGDRTGRLVVDGVSQSWTSALVGDTWWVAGPHGTWQLALARPILDEAAADNAGEILSPMPGTVVAVGIEDGAEVTAGTAVVVVEAMKMEHALTAPIDGTVALTVKVGDKVSAGQALAHVQADPAQAAQEN; this comes from the coding sequence ATGATCAGACCCATTCGCAGTGTCCTGGTGGCCAACCGCGGCGAGATCGCCTGCCGCGTCATCGACACCCTGCGCCGCATGGGAATTCGCAGCATCGCCGTCTACTCCGACGCCGACGCGACCGCGCGCCACGTCCGCGAGGCCGACGTCGCGGTCCGCATCGGGCCGGCCGCGGCCACACAGAGTTACCTCGACATCGCCAAGGTCGTCGACGCGGCGCGGCAGACTGGTGCCGACGCGGTTCATCCCGGCTACGGATTCCTCTCCGAGAACCAGAAATTCGCGGCCGCACTCGCCGAGGCGGGCATCGCGTTCATCGGACCGCCGGCCCAGGCGATCGCAACCATGGGCGACAAGATCACCGCCCGCGCCGCGGTCACCGAACGTGACGTTCCGGTGGTGCCCGGGCTGTCCCGGCCCGGCCTCACCGACGACGAACTGATCGCGGCGGCCCCCGACATCGGCTTCCCGGTGCTCATCAAGCCGAGTGCCGGCGGTGGCGGCAAGGGTATGCACCGCGTCGAGAACGCCGACGATCTGCCCGACGCGCTGGTCCGGGCCCGACGCGAGGCGGCATCCGCCTTCGGCGACGACACCCTGTTCCTCGAGCACTTCGTCGACACACCCCGCCACATCGAGGTGCAGGTCCTCGCCGATCAGCACGGCAACGTCATCCACCTCGGTGAACGCGAATGTTCGCTGCAGCGCCGGCATCAGAAGGTCATCGAGGAGGCGCCGTCGGTCCTGCTCGATGAGACCACACGCGCCCGCATCGGGGCCGCCGCCTGCGACGCCGCCCGCAGTGTCGGCTACACCGGCGCGGGTACGGTCGAATTCATCGTCTCGGCGCACCGGCCTGACGAGTTCTTCTTCATGGAGATGAACACCCGCCTGCAGGTCGAGCACCCCGTGACGGAGATGGTCACCGGAATCGACCTGGTGGAACAGCAGATCCGGGTGGCGCGCGGGGAGAAGCTCGGCTACGCCCAGGACGACATCGTGCTGCGCGGCCACGCGATCGAGGCCCGCGTCTACGCCGAGGACCCGGCCGCGGGTTTCCTCCCGACCGGAGGTCGCATCGAGGCACTGGTGCAGCCCGAGGGGCAGGAGCACAGCGGGATTCGGGTCGACTCGGCCATGCTCGCCGGCCTCGAGGTCGGCAGCGACTACGACCCGATGCTCGCCAAGGTCATCGCCCACGGCAGCGACCGGGAGGAAGCCCTGGAACGTCTTGATCACGCGCTGGCCCACACGCGGGTGCTCGGCGTGGTCACCAACATCGACTTCTGCCGGTTCGTGCTCGCACAGCAGGCCGTCGTCGACGCCGAGCTCGACACCGAACTACTCGACCGACTCGTCGTCGATTATCAAGCACCCCAACCTGTTCCGGAGGCTCTCGCGCTTGCCGGCCTGGCCCGGATCGGTACCCGTGACCGCGGCGACGTATGGCAGTCGTCGGTCGGGTGGCGGATCGGCGGGCGCGCCTCGGTGGTGACCCGGCTGGTCAGCGGTGGCGAGCACTTCACGGTGTCGGCGCGGGTGGACGCCGCCGACGAGCAGACGCTGACGGGTGAGGTGACGGTCGAGGCAGAAGCAGAAACCCCGGGGGAGCCATGGCGGGCCGCGGTGCAGTATCGGCCGGTCAGAAGCCGCGGTGACCGCACCGGGCGCCTCGTCGTCGACGGCGTGAGCCAGTCCTGGACGTCGGCACTGGTCGGGGACACCTGGTGGGTGGCCGGGCCGCACGGAACCTGGCAGCTCGCGCTGGCCCGCCCGATCCTCGACGAGGCCGCCGCAGACAACGCCGGTGAGATCCTCAGCCCGATGCCCGGAACCGTGGTGGCCGTCGGCATCGAGGACGGCGCCGAGGTCACCGCCGGCACCGCGGTCGTGGTGGTGGAGGCCATGAAGATGGAACACGCGCTGACCGCGCCGATCGACGGAACCGTCGCGCTCACAGTCAAGGTCGGCGACAAGGTATCCGCGGGTCAGGCACTCGCTCATGTTCAAGCAGACCCCGCACAAGCAGCTCAGGAGAACTGA